The genomic interval CCGTCCTTGTTTATCAACTAAAGTTAAAGCGCCAATTCCATATTTTTTTGCAACGCGCATATCGTCTGCTCCAAAAGAAGGAGCGATATGAACAATTCCTGTACCATCTTCAGTTGAAACAAAATCACCTAGTAAAATTTTAAAAGCATCTCCTTCTTCGGGTGTAGCATAACCGAATAATGCTTCATATCGGATTCCTTCAAGTGCTTTTCCTTTGATTACAGGAATCAAAATTCTGAAATGAACTTTTTTATCTTCATTTGCAGGAATTAAATGATCAAATACTTCGTGTTCTTGTTTAAACCACTTATAAACTAAGTCTTTTGCAAGAATTATTTTATTCAGTTCATGGGTGTAGGGATTATAACATTCAATTAATGTGTAGTCAATATGCTCGCCAACAGCTAAAGCAGTATTACTCGGCAAGGTCCAAGGTGTTGTAGTCCAGGCTGCAATAAGAATTTGTTGAGAATTAAAGAGTTCATTCTGTGGTGTTGAATAACTTTCAGAACGCAATTTAAAAAGTGCCACAGCAGAAACATCTTTGACCTCTCGATAAGCTCCAGGTTGATTTAATTCATGTGAGCTCAATCCAGTACCCGCAGCGGGTGAAAATGGTTGTATTGTATAACCTTTGTAGAGGTATCCTTTTTTATAAATTTCTTTTAGAAGATACCAAACAGATTCAATATAATTATTTTCGAAGGTGATATATGGATGATCCAGGTCAACCCAATAACCCATTTTTACGGTTACATCATCCCATTCCGTTTTATACCGCATGACTGTTTCCCGACATTTATGATTATAGTCATCAATGGAAATTTTAACCCCGATATCTTCTTTTGTTATTCCCAATTCTTTTTCTACACTTAATTCTATTGGAAGTCCGTGTGTATCCCAGCCGCCTTTTCGATGAACCTTTTTACCTTTTAATGTCTGATATCTACAGAATAAGTCTTTTACAGCACGGGCCATAACGTGATGAATACCCGGTTTCCCATTTGCAGAAGGTGGCCCCTCATAAAATACAAAAGATTCAGCATCTTGCCGATTACTGATACTTTTCTTAAAAATATCCTGTTCTTTCCAAAAACTGAGTATTTCTTTATCTATCTCTGGTAAATTAAGCCCTTTTACTTCCCTGTAAATCATCTGATATCATTTTGAGCCGCAAAGATAAAAAGAATAGGGTTTCTTGAACAAGGTCTTCACTTTCATAACCCTGCAATACATTAGAACGGCATTCCGAAGAAGTCCAAAGAGCTTGGCTTTATAGATTTTAAGTATACATATTATGCTGTAGGCGCATTGAAAACAAGAATACTTTTAGAATTTTATCAATTACATTTCTTTTTTTATAAAAGAATAAATATTCGTACTAAAGCCAATCTGACTAGTACCACCAGCAAGGTGATAGGATGCATAAGAATAATCAAATTTGAATTTATAAATTTTCAAACCAAAACCAAAAGACAAGCCTGAGAAACTACGGTAGTCTACAAGAGATAAATCTTTCTTACGAAGGTGATTATAAGCTAATCGCAAGGAAAAATTTTCTTTTTTACCTAAATTCAATTCTGCACCAATAACAAAATGTCTTAAAAAATTTCCTAAAGCATCTTCGAATTTATTTTCTTTCGGAGTATCACCAAAGAGGACACTTTCGTTTGCAATGTCTGGATCATCATAGCGTAAATTCCATTTTTCAAGATGTTGAAAAGTTATATGGTATATGAGTGGAAGGTGTTTTAATTTCTTAGCGAGTCCCAATTGAATTTCAAAAGGTAAAACTTCAGATTCATTATTGTATTTACTTAATTGAAATCCGCTGTTTTTAAAAACAAGACTTAGATCAAAATTTTTATCTGGATTATGGTACTGAACTCCGGTATTCATTGCTAAACCTTGAGATGTATAGAGGCCTAATTTTGAAGAAATATATTGTAGACTTACGCCTAAGGTTAATCGTTCTTTGATGGTTTTCGAAGCAGCCACATAAAAATCACTTTCTTTTGCATTAAAAGAGCCATTGGTGTTACCATAGACATCGGCGTTCACGATATCCCCATGGTTAATATAGTGAATACCGAATTGAGTATTTAAGTTTAACTTCGAAATATTATGGTTATAAGATACATGACCACTTCGTATGTCTGCAAAATAATATTGATGAGAAAACTGAATTTTTCCATCCATTTTATCAGACAATAAAGAAGGGTTTAAAAAGGCTGCAGCCGGATCATCGCCTTTCCAGGCAATGGGCATACCTCCGAGCGCAGAAACTCTGGCGCCTGGAGACAGATTCATAAATTGATAGATCTCCCGACCGCCTGTTTGTGAAAACAAACCAAGCGTAAACATCAAGAATGTTAATGTAAAGTAGTACTGTCTTTTAACCATTTCGTAGAACATTTGCCCAGGTCACAATTCATAATTTTAATTAAAGTCCCGGTGGTATCATATAATTTAAGTTCTCCATCTTCAACAGGACCATCCAATTGTTTGTAGATCCCTTCTGCTTTCAGTTTTCCATTTTCATAAAACTCTACAAAAGGTCCGTCTTCTACACTATCTGCAAACCTAACAATTTCTTTCAATTGGCCAGAAACATAATAGACTTTTACATCGCCCGTCATAACATCATTTGTATAGTTTGCTTCAAGTTGAAGATTGCCATTTGGAAAATAAGCTTTATAAGGTCCATGAAATTGGTCATTAAGCCTAAATTCTTCACTTTGAAGCTTAGAATTCATGTAAAGTTTACGGATTCCATTCAATTTTCCATTTTTAAAAATGCTTAATTCTATAAGATTACCGGATTCGTCATATTTTTGGAAATACCCATCTTTAAGTTCGTTTCCATTTTGCTTTATGAGTTGAAACCGCTCTGTTACTATACCTGTGTTGTTTTTGATCTCAACGAGTCTCTTCTTTTCACATGCAAAAAAGCAACAAATTAAAAAGGCAAATCCAACCAGGGCACGGAATTTCATTTTCATAAAACGGATAGTTTGAAAAATCATTGTTAGCGGCCCTGGTGATTTATAAAAAATTTCAATTTTTAGCAGATTAAAGTACAAAAAGGTCAAAAAAAAAGCTTGGTTTAAAACCAAGCTTTTTTGTTCTTTATTATTTCGTTTAGAAAAATTTACTTCTGTTATCTTTAATTTTAAATTGTTTTTTCATAGCGGTCATAAGATAAGTCATTGCTACATTTTTAGCAGGATGAATATAAAAGTGTCTAAATGCTTCAATTGTAGTAGGAGCAGGTGGAATATCTTTCTTAATCAATTTGCAAATAAACGCACCTTTTTCACCCATGAGTGCTTGACTTGATTGGCCTTCATTTAATTTTACAAGAGAGGAAATAACTTTTGTTTCATCTCCAAGGTTCGTTATATAACCACTATAAGGAGAAACTCCAAGTGCAGTATCAATTTTGTAGGTATAACCACCTAAGCCTAAAGTGAGTTCTGCAATTTGACCTAAGGTTGCTTTTATTTTCTCAAATTTTTTATTCTTAAGAATTTCGCCTTTCAAAATATCTTTGAACGGTTCATAAGATCCAATGCCTTTTGGTTTTATTTCAAAAAGACTAGCAACAACATATTTATTTACATATTTTTTTTCGTCCTCCTGAAGACTATAAATCTCCGTGCTTACATCTCCTTTTTTAGTGTCTTTTGAAAACGCCCAACGCACAATATCTCTACAAGTGCTGCTGGCTTTTGCACCTAATTTAGAAATTTGATATGAATTGATAAATAAATTTCCAGCCAAGTCGATTTTATATTTACCACCATCTTTAACAGCTTTTTCCAATGCATCCAGACTCCGATTTTCTTGCACTAGGTTTTGTGCTTCATCATAAATTAAATTAGAAATACTTTCTCCTGGTAATATGGTTTCTCCGATAATTGCAAGATGAACGCCTAATTGAGCATTGTCATAAATGGCATCTGTTACTTGAATTAAATGAAGACCAAATTGTGTGATAACTAATTTCATTTCGCCTTTTGCTAATTCA from Saprospiraceae bacterium carries:
- the porQ gene encoding type IX secretion system protein PorQ — its product is MVKRQYYFTLTFLMFTLGLFSQTGGREIYQFMNLSPGARVSALGGMPIAWKGDDPAAAFLNPSLLSDKMDGKIQFSHQYYFADIRSGHVSYNHNISKLNLNTQFGIHYINHGDIVNADVYGNTNGSFNAKESDFYVAASKTIKERLTLGVSLQYISSKLGLYTSQGLAMNTGVQYHNPDKNFDLSLVFKNSGFQLSKYNNESEVLPFEIQLGLAKKLKHLPLIYHITFQHLEKWNLRYDDPDIANESVLFGDTPKENKFEDALGNFLRHFVIGAELNLGKKENFSLRLAYNHLRKKDLSLVDYRSFSGLSFGFGLKIYKFKFDYSYASYHLAGGTSQIGFSTNIYSFIKKEM
- a CDS encoding toxin-antitoxin system YwqK family antitoxin, with amino-acid sequence MKMKFRALVGFAFLICCFFACEKKRLVEIKNNTGIVTERFQLIKQNGNELKDGYFQKYDESGNLIELSIFKNGKLNGIRKLYMNSKLQSEEFRLNDQFHGPYKAYFPNGNLQLEANYTNDVMTGDVKVYYVSGQLKEIVRFADSVEDGPFVEFYENGKLKAEGIYKQLDGPVEDGELKLYDTTGTLIKIMNCDLGKCSTKWLKDSTTLH